A single window of Larus michahellis chromosome 17, bLarMic1.1, whole genome shotgun sequence DNA harbors:
- the PHLDB1 gene encoding pleckstrin homology-like domain family B member 1 isoform X11 codes for MGTLPRRVPLGAWASTGWQQQPVPESTRRLRAGAMEAAGRAPASPTRRVQTIIQNSPLDLIDTGKGLKVQTEKPHLVSLGSGRLSTAITLLPLEEGRTTIGTAARDIVLQGPGLAPQHCYIENVQGTLTLHPCGNACAIDGVPLRRPTRLTQGCTICLGQATFLRFNHPAEAKWMKSMIPAGGRSPAPLYGLPAKPEALVNGGRQPAERGSPSHSSLVSSIEKDLQDIMDSLVLEEPVSPAGKKTPTCGRSPLTPVVNGGGRCLLSPPPSPGAASGGSSYENASPTFSPLSSPASSGGYTSPSPSSQEQGPAVPPLVPLRSSSYNHAVQPPPQRPPPPPGGGPGEPWPPERPGDHRAGSPRLTPRAMPRPRGTLQERPPSPFRDPPAPSRQPAGRAVPDPRLQPPESPRAARRNVESMRELPPLSPSMSRRAASPRAAPDAPSPQPRLGREVPGSPRARRKGPEEPRGAGSPSPPLLVDTPPRRPSFGACLSPAYGLSSPAVPSPRQSPRTPRKPLGDPRPPVGPRERKNSITEISDNEDELLEYHRRQRQERVREQEMERLERQRLETILNLCAEYSKTDGSEAGDVQRLLAGEVDAGRRVPRAAVALGRAAKELRQRESLEKSDEENLKEECSSTESTHHEHEELAGPRAKEAQRLEEERAGALGRLDQLKGRLKELEQQLQETSREAEMERALLQGEREAEAARLRQEQEAVQQLQEKLAGLDASIRKERDKERAKVDAERKELEQLRALYHESKSHLDKCPESLREQLREQMRREAEALEMEAKLFEDLEFQQLERESRLEEEREARGQQLLQSRAECHRSIARRKERVAALDAQAAQVRLQSAQEAERLGRERNGVLQLLQKEKEKLMSLERHYQLVTGGRSFPKMSSALREETLHISEPYELLEGTKPPSPLPAAAASLASPAARSYPKAQEMEQQLPGGPVWPPALDLEKWYQEVMAGFETSSSSLSPPSSPPPLPAKAHSSHKPLQVYRAKTEGDAGALTPRMKSGTPSSSQHNLSVLGRSPSPKLTACRPAQGPPSPAGSLPRNLAATLQDIETKRQLALQQKAQPLPAEPSQPGNLPGQQVIEEQKRRLAELKQKAAAEAQSQWEALHGQPPFPTAFPGLVHHSILHHHRPPGLGPRAEELDHAYDTLSLESSDSMETSISTGNNSACSPDNISSASGVEAGKIEEMEKMLKEAHAEKSRLMESREREMELRRQALEDERRRREQLERRLQDETARRQKMVEKEVKLREKHFSQARPLTRYLPIRKEDFDLRLHIESSGHSVDTCYHVILTEKMCKGYLVKMGGKIKSWKKRWFVFDRMKRTLSYYVDKHETKLKGVIYFQAIEEVYYDHLRSAAKSPNPALTFCVKTHDRLYYMVAPSAEAMRIWMDVIVTGAEGYTQFMN; via the exons ATGGGCACGCTGCCGCGGAGGGTCCCGCTCGGCGCCTGGGCCAGCACCGGGTGGCAG cagcagcccgTGCCCGAGAGCACCCGGCGTCTCCGAGCGGGCGCCATGGAGGCAGCCGGCAGGGCCCCTGCCAGCCCGACCCGCAGAGTCCAGACCATCATCCAG aACAGCCCCCTGGACCTGATCGACACGGGCAAGGGGCTGAAGGTGCAGACGGAGAAGCCGCACTTGGTGAGCCTGGGCAGCGGCCGGCTCAGCACCGCCATCACGCTCCTGCCCCTGGAGGAAG GGAGGACCACTATCGGCACGGCTGCGAGGGACATCGTCCTCCAGGGCCCCGGGCTGGCGCCCCAGCACTGCTACATCGAGAACGTGCAGGGGACCCTCACCCTGCACCCCTGCGGCAACGCTTGCGCCATCGATGGGGTGCCGCTGCGGCGGCCCACGCGCCTCACCCAAG GCTGCACCATCTGCCTGGGCCAGGCCACCTTCCTCCGCTTCAACCACCCCGCCGAGGCCAAGTGGATGAAGAGCATGATCCCGGCAGGGGGACGGAGCCCGGCGCCTCTCTACGGGCTGCCAGCAA agcccGAGGCCCTGGTGAACGGCGGCCGGCAGCCGGCCGAGCGGGGGTCTCCCAGCCACAGCTCCCTCGTCAGCTCCATCGAGAAGGACCTGCAGGACATCATGGACTCGCTGGTGCTGGAGGAGCCGGTGTCCCCTGCCGGCAAGAAGACGCCCACCTGCGGCcggtcccccctcacccccgtGGTGAATGGGGGTGGGCGCTGCCTCCTgtcccccccgcccagccccggggccgccTCGGGGGGCTCCAGCTACGAGAACGCCTCCCCCACCTtctccccgctctcctccccggcCAGCAGCGGTGGCTACACCAGCCCCTCGcccagcagccaggagcaggggcCTGCTGTGCCCCCCCTcgtcccgctccgctcctccagcTACAACCACGCCGTGCAGCCGCCCCCCCAgcgcccaccccccccacctgGTGGGGGTCCCGGCGAGCCTTGGCCGCCCGAGAGGCCCGGGGACCACCGGGCAGGCAGCCCCCGGCTGACCCCCAGGGCCATGCCGCGGCCGCGGGGGACCCTGCAGGAgcggccccccagccccttccgcgaccccccggcccccagtcGGCAGCCCGCTGGCAGGGCGGTCCCGGacccccggctgcagccccccgagAGCCCGCGGGCGGCCCGCAGGAACGTGGAGAGCATGCGGGAGCTGCCCCCCTTGAGCCCCTCCATGTCGCGACGGGCTGCCAGCCCCCGGGCGGCCCCCgacgccccctccccgcagccccggctgggcagggaggtgcctggcagcccccgcgccaGGCGCAAGGGTCCGGAGGAGCCGAGGGGTGCCGGGAGCCCCTCACCCCCGCTGCTGGTGGACACCCCCCCACGCCGCCCCAGCTTCGGCGCCTGCCTGAGCCCGGCGTACGGGCTGAGCTCCCCGGCCGTGCCCTCGCCCCGGCAGAGCCCCCGCACCCCCAGGAAGCCCCTGGGGGACCCACGGCCGCCGGTGGGGCCGCGGGAGCGCAAGAACAGCATCACCGAGATCAGCGACAACGAGGACGAGCTGCTGGAGTACCAccggcggcagcggcaggagcgGGTGCGGGAGCAGGAGATGGAGCGCCTG GAGCGGCAGCGCCTGGAGACCATCCTGAACCTGTGTGCCGAGTACAGCAAGACGGACGGCAGCGAGGCGGGCGACGTGCAGCGGCTCCTGGCCGGCGAGGTGGATGCTGGCCGGCGGGTGCCCCGCGCTGCCGTGGCTCTGGGCCGTGCCGCCAAGGAGCTGCGGCAGAGGGAGAGCCTGGAGAAGTCGGACGAGGAGAACCTGAAGGAGGAGTGCAGCAGCACCGAGAGCACCCACCACGAG CACGAGGAGCTGGCGGGTCCCCGGGCCAAGGAGGCGcagcggctggaggaggagcgTGCCGGCGCGCTTGGCCGCCTGGACCAGCTGAAGGGCCGCCTcaaggagctggagcagcagctgcaggagacgTCGCGAGAG GCGGAGATGGAGCGGGCGCTGCTGCAGGGTGAgcgggaggcggaggcggcgcggctgcggcaggagcaggaggcggtgcagcagctgcaggagaagctcGCCGGCCTGGATGCCAGCATCCGGAAGGAGCGGGACAAG GAAAGGGCAAAGGTTGATGCTGAGAGGAAGGAGCTAGAGCAACTCCGGGCGCTTTACCATGAGTCGAAGAGCCACCTTGATAAGTGCCCCGAGTCACTGCGGGAGCAGTTGCGGGAGCAGATGCGAAGG GAGGCGGAGGCGCTGGAGATGGAGGCCAAGCTGTTCGAGGACCTGGAGTTCCAGCAGCTGGAGCGGGAGAGCCGCCTCGAGGAGGAGCGGGAGGCGCggggccagcagctcctgcagagccGGGCCGAGTGCCACCGCAGCATCGCCCGCAGGAAG gagcGGGTGGCCGCGCTGGACGCCCAGGCTGCCCAGGTCCGGCTGCAGAGCGCGCAGGAGGCCGAgcgcctgggcagggagaggaacggcgtcctgcagctcctgcagaag gagaaggagaagctcaTGTCTCTGGAGCGGCACTACCAGCTGGTCACAGGCGGCCGGAGCTTCCCCAAAATGTCCTCGGCTCTCAGAGAG GAGACCCTCCATATCTCAGAGCCTTATGAGCTGTTGGAGGGAACTAAGCCCCCGagccccctgccagcagcagccgcctcctTAGCTTCTCCTGCCGCCCGCTCCTACCCCAAGGCACAAGAG ATGGAGCAGCAGCTGCCGGGGGGCCCCGTGTGGCCCCCGGCTCTTGATTTAGAGAAGTGGTACCAGGAGGTCATGGCTGGCTTtgagacctcctcctcctctctctctcctccttcttcccctcctccgCTTCCAGCTAAAGCTCACTCCTCTCACAAGCCTCTCCAG GTCTATCGTGCCAAAACGGAGGGTGACGCTGGTGCCCTCACCCCTCGGATGAAGAGTGGGACACCCTCGTCCTCGCAGCACAACCTCTCCGTGCTGGGGCGCAGCCCCTCGCCCAAG CTGACCGCCTGCCGTCCTGcccagggcccccccagcccggcgggCAGCCTCCCCCGCAACCTGGCGGCCACGCTGCAGGACATCGAGACCAAGCGCCAGCTGGCCCTGCAGCAGAAGG CCCAGCCGCTCCCAGCAGAGCCCTCGCAGCCGGGCAATCTACCAG GTCAGCAGGTGATCGAGGAGCAGAAGCGGCGGCTGGCGGAGCTGAAGCAGAAGGCGGCCGCCGAGGCTCAGTCCCAGTGGGAAGCCCTGCACGGGCAGCCCCCCTTCCCTACTGCCTTCCCCGGGCTCGTGCATCACTCCATCCTGCACCACCACCGTCCCCCCGGCCTCGGGCCCCGCGCCGAGGAGCTGGACCACGCGTACGACACCCTCAGCCTGGAGAGCTCGGACAGCATGGAGACCAGCATCTCCACCGGCAACAACTCTGCCTGCTCGCCCGACAACATCTCCAG TGCCAGTGGGGTGGAGGCAGGGAAGATCGAGGAGATGGAGAAGATGCTGAAGGAGGCGCACGCGGAGAAGTCGCGGCTGATGGAGTCCCGG GAGCGGGAGATGGAGCTGCGGCGGCAGGCGCTGGAGGACGAGCGCCGGCGCCGGGAGCAGCTGGAACGGCGGCTGCAGGATGAGACCGCGCGGCGGCAGAAGATGGTGGAGAAGGAGGTCAAGCTGCGGGAGAAGCACTTCTCACAG GCTCGTCCCCTGACGCGGTACCTCCCCATCCGCAAGGAGGACTTCGACCTGCGGCTGCACATCGAGTCCTCGGGCCACAGCGTGGACACCTGCTACCACGTCATCCTGACGGAGAAGATGTGCAAGGGCTACCTGGTCAAGATGGGCGGCAAGATCAAGTCTTGGAAGAAGCGCTGGTTCGTCTTTGACCGCATGAAGCGCACGCTCTCCTACTACGTGG ATAAACACGAGACGAAGCTGAAGGGCGTCATCTACTTCCAAGCCATCGAAGAAGTTTACTACGACCACCTCCGCAGCGCGGCCAAG agCCCCAACCCCGCGCTCACCTTCTGCGTCAAGACCCACGACCGCCTCTACTACATGGTGGCCCCCTCGGCCGAGGCCATGCGCATCTGGATGGACGTCATCGTCACCGGGGCCGAGGGCTACACCCAGTTCATGAactga
- the PHLDB1 gene encoding pleckstrin homology-like domain family B member 1 isoform X7, with product MGTLPRRVPLGAWASTGWQQQPVPESTRRLRAGAMEAAGRAPASPTRRVQTIIQNSPLDLIDTGKGLKVQTEKPHLVSLGSGRLSTAITLLPLEEGRTTIGTAARDIVLQGPGLAPQHCYIENVQGTLTLHPCGNACAIDGVPLRRPTRLTQGCTICLGQATFLRFNHPAEAKWMKSMIPAGGRSPAPLYGLPAKPEALVNGGRQPAERGSPSHSSLVSSIEKDLQDIMDSLVLEEPVSPAGKKTPTCGRSPLTPVVNGGGRCLLSPPPSPGAASGGSSYENASPTFSPLSSPASSGGYTSPSPSSQEQGPAVPPLVPLRSSSYNHAVQPPPQRPPPPPGGGPGEPWPPERPGDHRAGSPRLTPRAMPRPRGTLQERPPSPFRDPPAPSRQPAGRAVPDPRLQPPESPRAARRNVESMRELPPLSPSMSRRAASPRAAPDAPSPQPRLGREVPGSPRARRKGPEEPRGAGSPSPPLLVDTPPRRPSFGACLSPAYGLSSPAVPSPRQSPRTPRKPLGDPRPPVGPRERKNSITEISDNEDELLEYHRRQRQERVREQEMERLERQRLETILNLCAEYSKTDGSEAGDVQRLLAGEVDAGRRVPRAAVALGRAAKELRQRESLEKSDEENLKEECSSTESTHHEHEELAGPRAKEAQRLEEERAGALGRLDQLKGRLKELEQQLQETSREAEMERALLQGEREAEAARLRQEQEAVQQLQEKLAGLDASIRKERDKERAKVDAERKELEQLRALYHESKSHLDKCPESLREQLREQMRREAEALEMEAKLFEDLEFQQLERESRLEEEREARGQQLLQSRAECHRSIARRKERVAALDAQAAQVRLQSAQEAERLGRERNGVLQLLQKEKEKLMSLERHYQLVTGGRSFPKMSSALREEYMRLSDVFRFCSNAHGPSPDTKASAAAPAAAQRSFLLAVPPAADEYVTVEQLSGILGGPRAPAASLLSCTPLAPSSSGCAAPPPPLPSLSSPSVSAEMEQQLPGGPVWPPALDLEKWYQEVMAGFETSSSSLSPPSSPPPLPAKAHSSHKPLQVYRAKTEGDAGALTPRMKSGTPSSSQHNLSVLGRSPSPKLTACRPAQGPPSPAGSLPRNLAATLQDIETKRQLALQQKAQPLPAEPSQPGNLPGQQVIEEQKRRLAELKQKAAAEAQSQWEALHGQPPFPTAFPGLVHHSILHHHRPPGLGPRAEELDHAYDTLSLESSDSMETSISTGNNSACSPDNISSASGVEAGKIEEMEKMLKEAHAEKSRLMESREREMELRRQALEDERRRREQLERRLQDETARRQKMVEKEVKLREKHFSQARPLTRYLPIRKEDFDLRLHIESSGHSVDTCYHVILTEKMCKGYLVKMGGKIKSWKKRWFVFDRMKRTLSYYVDKHETKLKGVIYFQAIEEVYYDHLRSAAKSPNPALTFCVKTHDRLYYMVAPSAEAMRIWMDVIVTGAEGYTQFMN from the exons ATGGGCACGCTGCCGCGGAGGGTCCCGCTCGGCGCCTGGGCCAGCACCGGGTGGCAG cagcagcccgTGCCCGAGAGCACCCGGCGTCTCCGAGCGGGCGCCATGGAGGCAGCCGGCAGGGCCCCTGCCAGCCCGACCCGCAGAGTCCAGACCATCATCCAG aACAGCCCCCTGGACCTGATCGACACGGGCAAGGGGCTGAAGGTGCAGACGGAGAAGCCGCACTTGGTGAGCCTGGGCAGCGGCCGGCTCAGCACCGCCATCACGCTCCTGCCCCTGGAGGAAG GGAGGACCACTATCGGCACGGCTGCGAGGGACATCGTCCTCCAGGGCCCCGGGCTGGCGCCCCAGCACTGCTACATCGAGAACGTGCAGGGGACCCTCACCCTGCACCCCTGCGGCAACGCTTGCGCCATCGATGGGGTGCCGCTGCGGCGGCCCACGCGCCTCACCCAAG GCTGCACCATCTGCCTGGGCCAGGCCACCTTCCTCCGCTTCAACCACCCCGCCGAGGCCAAGTGGATGAAGAGCATGATCCCGGCAGGGGGACGGAGCCCGGCGCCTCTCTACGGGCTGCCAGCAA agcccGAGGCCCTGGTGAACGGCGGCCGGCAGCCGGCCGAGCGGGGGTCTCCCAGCCACAGCTCCCTCGTCAGCTCCATCGAGAAGGACCTGCAGGACATCATGGACTCGCTGGTGCTGGAGGAGCCGGTGTCCCCTGCCGGCAAGAAGACGCCCACCTGCGGCcggtcccccctcacccccgtGGTGAATGGGGGTGGGCGCTGCCTCCTgtcccccccgcccagccccggggccgccTCGGGGGGCTCCAGCTACGAGAACGCCTCCCCCACCTtctccccgctctcctccccggcCAGCAGCGGTGGCTACACCAGCCCCTCGcccagcagccaggagcaggggcCTGCTGTGCCCCCCCTcgtcccgctccgctcctccagcTACAACCACGCCGTGCAGCCGCCCCCCCAgcgcccaccccccccacctgGTGGGGGTCCCGGCGAGCCTTGGCCGCCCGAGAGGCCCGGGGACCACCGGGCAGGCAGCCCCCGGCTGACCCCCAGGGCCATGCCGCGGCCGCGGGGGACCCTGCAGGAgcggccccccagccccttccgcgaccccccggcccccagtcGGCAGCCCGCTGGCAGGGCGGTCCCGGacccccggctgcagccccccgagAGCCCGCGGGCGGCCCGCAGGAACGTGGAGAGCATGCGGGAGCTGCCCCCCTTGAGCCCCTCCATGTCGCGACGGGCTGCCAGCCCCCGGGCGGCCCCCgacgccccctccccgcagccccggctgggcagggaggtgcctggcagcccccgcgccaGGCGCAAGGGTCCGGAGGAGCCGAGGGGTGCCGGGAGCCCCTCACCCCCGCTGCTGGTGGACACCCCCCCACGCCGCCCCAGCTTCGGCGCCTGCCTGAGCCCGGCGTACGGGCTGAGCTCCCCGGCCGTGCCCTCGCCCCGGCAGAGCCCCCGCACCCCCAGGAAGCCCCTGGGGGACCCACGGCCGCCGGTGGGGCCGCGGGAGCGCAAGAACAGCATCACCGAGATCAGCGACAACGAGGACGAGCTGCTGGAGTACCAccggcggcagcggcaggagcgGGTGCGGGAGCAGGAGATGGAGCGCCTG GAGCGGCAGCGCCTGGAGACCATCCTGAACCTGTGTGCCGAGTACAGCAAGACGGACGGCAGCGAGGCGGGCGACGTGCAGCGGCTCCTGGCCGGCGAGGTGGATGCTGGCCGGCGGGTGCCCCGCGCTGCCGTGGCTCTGGGCCGTGCCGCCAAGGAGCTGCGGCAGAGGGAGAGCCTGGAGAAGTCGGACGAGGAGAACCTGAAGGAGGAGTGCAGCAGCACCGAGAGCACCCACCACGAG CACGAGGAGCTGGCGGGTCCCCGGGCCAAGGAGGCGcagcggctggaggaggagcgTGCCGGCGCGCTTGGCCGCCTGGACCAGCTGAAGGGCCGCCTcaaggagctggagcagcagctgcaggagacgTCGCGAGAG GCGGAGATGGAGCGGGCGCTGCTGCAGGGTGAgcgggaggcggaggcggcgcggctgcggcaggagcaggaggcggtgcagcagctgcaggagaagctcGCCGGCCTGGATGCCAGCATCCGGAAGGAGCGGGACAAG GAAAGGGCAAAGGTTGATGCTGAGAGGAAGGAGCTAGAGCAACTCCGGGCGCTTTACCATGAGTCGAAGAGCCACCTTGATAAGTGCCCCGAGTCACTGCGGGAGCAGTTGCGGGAGCAGATGCGAAGG GAGGCGGAGGCGCTGGAGATGGAGGCCAAGCTGTTCGAGGACCTGGAGTTCCAGCAGCTGGAGCGGGAGAGCCGCCTCGAGGAGGAGCGGGAGGCGCggggccagcagctcctgcagagccGGGCCGAGTGCCACCGCAGCATCGCCCGCAGGAAG gagcGGGTGGCCGCGCTGGACGCCCAGGCTGCCCAGGTCCGGCTGCAGAGCGCGCAGGAGGCCGAgcgcctgggcagggagaggaacggcgtcctgcagctcctgcagaag gagaaggagaagctcaTGTCTCTGGAGCGGCACTACCAGCTGGTCACAGGCGGCCGGAGCTTCCCCAAAATGTCCTCGGCTCTCAGAGAG GAGTACATGAGGCTGTCTGACGTTTTCAGGTTCTGCAGCAATGCGCACGGCCCCAGCCCGGACACTAAAGCTTCTGCcgctgcccctgctgctgctcagcgCTCTTTCTTGCTTGCTGTACCTCCCGCAGCCGACGAG TACGTGACCGTTGAGCAGCTCTCGGGCATCCTGGGCGGCCCCCGCgcccctgctgcttccctgctgagCTGCACCCCGCTGGCTCCTTCATCCTCAGgctgtgctgctcctcctcctcctcttccatctctctcttctccctccgtCTCTGCAGAG ATGGAGCAGCAGCTGCCGGGGGGCCCCGTGTGGCCCCCGGCTCTTGATTTAGAGAAGTGGTACCAGGAGGTCATGGCTGGCTTtgagacctcctcctcctctctctctcctccttcttcccctcctccgCTTCCAGCTAAAGCTCACTCCTCTCACAAGCCTCTCCAG GTCTATCGTGCCAAAACGGAGGGTGACGCTGGTGCCCTCACCCCTCGGATGAAGAGTGGGACACCCTCGTCCTCGCAGCACAACCTCTCCGTGCTGGGGCGCAGCCCCTCGCCCAAG CTGACCGCCTGCCGTCCTGcccagggcccccccagcccggcgggCAGCCTCCCCCGCAACCTGGCGGCCACGCTGCAGGACATCGAGACCAAGCGCCAGCTGGCCCTGCAGCAGAAGG CCCAGCCGCTCCCAGCAGAGCCCTCGCAGCCGGGCAATCTACCAG GTCAGCAGGTGATCGAGGAGCAGAAGCGGCGGCTGGCGGAGCTGAAGCAGAAGGCGGCCGCCGAGGCTCAGTCCCAGTGGGAAGCCCTGCACGGGCAGCCCCCCTTCCCTACTGCCTTCCCCGGGCTCGTGCATCACTCCATCCTGCACCACCACCGTCCCCCCGGCCTCGGGCCCCGCGCCGAGGAGCTGGACCACGCGTACGACACCCTCAGCCTGGAGAGCTCGGACAGCATGGAGACCAGCATCTCCACCGGCAACAACTCTGCCTGCTCGCCCGACAACATCTCCAG TGCCAGTGGGGTGGAGGCAGGGAAGATCGAGGAGATGGAGAAGATGCTGAAGGAGGCGCACGCGGAGAAGTCGCGGCTGATGGAGTCCCGG GAGCGGGAGATGGAGCTGCGGCGGCAGGCGCTGGAGGACGAGCGCCGGCGCCGGGAGCAGCTGGAACGGCGGCTGCAGGATGAGACCGCGCGGCGGCAGAAGATGGTGGAGAAGGAGGTCAAGCTGCGGGAGAAGCACTTCTCACAG GCTCGTCCCCTGACGCGGTACCTCCCCATCCGCAAGGAGGACTTCGACCTGCGGCTGCACATCGAGTCCTCGGGCCACAGCGTGGACACCTGCTACCACGTCATCCTGACGGAGAAGATGTGCAAGGGCTACCTGGTCAAGATGGGCGGCAAGATCAAGTCTTGGAAGAAGCGCTGGTTCGTCTTTGACCGCATGAAGCGCACGCTCTCCTACTACGTGG ATAAACACGAGACGAAGCTGAAGGGCGTCATCTACTTCCAAGCCATCGAAGAAGTTTACTACGACCACCTCCGCAGCGCGGCCAAG agCCCCAACCCCGCGCTCACCTTCTGCGTCAAGACCCACGACCGCCTCTACTACATGGTGGCCCCCTCGGCCGAGGCCATGCGCATCTGGATGGACGTCATCGTCACCGGGGCCGAGGGCTACACCCAGTTCATGAactga